Part of the Streptomyces sp. f51 genome is shown below.
CGTAGGAGCAGCCCGACACGCTCGTACGCCATGAGGGGTGGTGGTCCCGAGGTGACCGACTCCGAAGGCGCGGAGGAGCGGGGACGGGGCGCGTCGCCCACCGGGGCCGGGGTCCGGCGCAGGCGACGGCGCTGGGTGCGCCGGACGGCGACCGGGGTGGCCGTGCTGGTCCTGGGCGCCGTGGCGGCCGGCTGGGTCGCGTACGAGAAGCTGAACGGGAACATCACCGCGGACAACGACGCCGCGGCCGAGCTCGCCCGGTACGAGAAGGAACGGCCCACCGCGCTGGTGCGCGACGCGCAGAACATCCTGCTGATCGGGTCCGACTCGCGTTCGGGCGCCGGGAACCGGAAGTACGGCCGGGACTCGGGGACGGAACGGTCCGACACGACGATCCTGCTGCACCTCTCGGCGAACCGGCGCAGCGCGACCGCCATGTCGCTGCCCCGCGACCTGATGGTGGACGTACCGGGCTGCCGGCGCCCCGACGGGACCCGCACCCGCCCCATGCTCGCCATGTTCAACTACGCGTTCGAGGTGGGCGGTTCGGCCTGCACGATCCGGACCGTGGAGAGGCTGACCGACATCCGCGTCGACCATCACATGGTGGTGGACTTCCACGGGTTCAAGGACATGGTCGACGCCGTGGACGGCGTCGAGGTGTGCCTGCGGAAGCCGATCGACGACAAGGCGGCGAAGCTGAGGCTGCCCGCGGGCAAGGTCGTGCTCGACGGCGAGCAGGCGCTCGGCTACGTGCGGGCCCGCAAGAGCATCGGCAACGGCAGCGACACCGACCGCATGGACCGCCAGCAGAAGTTCCTCGGCGCGCTCATCAGCAAGGTGCGCAGCGACGACGTCCTGCTCAACCCGGCGAAGCTGTATCCGGTGCTGGACGCGGCCACCTCGTCGCTGACCACCGACCCGGGGCTCGCGAGCCTGCGCGGTCTGTACGACCTGGTCCGCGGCATGCGGGACATCCCCACGAAGGACATCCGGTTCCTGACCGTGCCCCGGACGTCGTACGTCCTCGACCCCAACCGCGACCAGCTCGTGGAGCCCGACGCGGCCCGGCTGTTCGCACGGCTGCGCGCGGACGAGCCGGTCGCGGTCGCGAAACGGCCGAGGGCGGCCCAGGGCCGGTCCCCGCATTCCGTAAGCCTGTACGGGAACACTTTGTCCGGGAACTCCTCGCACGACTACGAAGGGGAGTCGGACAGTGACGGAATGCCGACGGCAATAGGAGTTGCCCTCCTCTCCGGCACACCGGATCCGGCTCCGACTTTCCGAGGCAACACGGCGGCACAGGACGCCTGCGGGTAAAGCGCGCGCCAAGGCGGGGAACAGGCGAGCTAAGAAGTCTCTGAAAATAGGGCGGATTGCCCGGTTGTAGGGACGTCGAATTTGTCACGGCCGTCGCTCCGCGCTGAACTGGGCGGATAGTGTGAGCGATCCGGTGCACCCGGCCACGAGGTCAGTCCTGGGGGCCGCGCACTGTTTGACCGAGACCCGAGCGCCTTTTGAGGGGGAAAGGGCGCCGCGTGGCCCCGACGGAGGATTCAGACAACCGTGGACGCGCAAGGCCGTGGGCGGGCGGACGACATCGACCCCGCAGACCAGTGGGTACTCAACCCGAACACTGGTGAATACGAACTGCGACTGCCCCCTTCCGGAGCGCAATCGGGCGTGCCGCGACCGCGGAGGGGCGCACCCTCCGCGGCGACGCGCACCCGGAGCGCCCCGGGCAGGGACCGCGCGGCACCGGGGCGGGAACGTGACGCGCCGAGGCGGGAGCGCGAGCCGTCCGGCCCCGACGTACCGGGGCCGCGCCGGCGGCGCTCCGAGCCGCCGGAGCCCCTTCCGGGACGGCGGCGCGGGCGCGGCGGCAAGCCGCCCAAGAAGTCGAAGGCGAAGAAGATACTGCTGTGGACCGGCGGCACCATGGCGCTGGTCCTGGTCGCCGTGTCCGGCGCCGCGTACGCCTATCTCAAGCACCTCGAGGGCAACGTCACCACGACGGACGTCGGCAGTTCGGGCAAGAGCGGCTTCAGCAAGGACGAGGCCTTCAACCTGCTCATCATCGGAACCGACAAGCGCACCGGTGCGGGCAACACGGGGTACGGCGACAAGAACAGCCTCGGGCACGCCGACACGAACATCCTGCTGCACGTCTCCAAGGACCGGACGAACGCGACCGCGCTGAGCATCCCGCGCGACCTCATCGTCAACATCCCGGAGTGCAGGACGAAGCAGCCGGACGGCACCGAGGAGATCATCAAGGGCACGGACAACGTCCGCTTCAACACCAGCCTCGGCCAGGACGACCGCAATCCGGGCTGCACGATGGACACCGTCAAGGCGGTCACCGGCATCACGGTCGACCACTTCATGATGGCCGACTTCAACGCCGTCAAGACGCTGGCCACCGCGGTCGGCGGTGTCGAGGTCTGTCTCGCGAAGAACGTCGACGACGCCAACTCGCATCTCAAGCTCTCCGCGGGCAAGCACGTGGTCGAGGGTGAGCAGGCCCTCGCCTTCGTCCGCACCCGGCACAGCTTCGGCAACGCGGGCGACCTCGACCGCATCAAGGTGCAGCAGCAGTTCATCGGCTCCCTGGTGCGCAAGATGAGTTCGAGCGACACCCTCACCAGCCCGACCAAGCTGATCAAGCTGGCC
Proteins encoded:
- a CDS encoding LCP family protein; this translates as MRGGGPEVTDSEGAEERGRGASPTGAGVRRRRRRWVRRTATGVAVLVLGAVAAGWVAYEKLNGNITADNDAAAELARYEKERPTALVRDAQNILLIGSDSRSGAGNRKYGRDSGTERSDTTILLHLSANRRSATAMSLPRDLMVDVPGCRRPDGTRTRPMLAMFNYAFEVGGSACTIRTVERLTDIRVDHHMVVDFHGFKDMVDAVDGVEVCLRKPIDDKAAKLRLPAGKVVLDGEQALGYVRARKSIGNGSDTDRMDRQQKFLGALISKVRSDDVLLNPAKLYPVLDAATSSLTTDPGLASLRGLYDLVRGMRDIPTKDIRFLTVPRTSYVLDPNRDQLVEPDAARLFARLRADEPVAVAKRPRAAQGRSPHSVSLYGNTLSGNSSHDYEGESDSDGMPTAIGVALLSGTPDPAPTFRGNTAAQDACG
- a CDS encoding LCP family protein is translated as MDAQGRGRADDIDPADQWVLNPNTGEYELRLPPSGAQSGVPRPRRGAPSAATRTRSAPGRDRAAPGRERDAPRREREPSGPDVPGPRRRRSEPPEPLPGRRRGRGGKPPKKSKAKKILLWTGGTMALVLVAVSGAAYAYLKHLEGNVTTTDVGSSGKSGFSKDEAFNLLIIGTDKRTGAGNTGYGDKNSLGHADTNILLHVSKDRTNATALSIPRDLIVNIPECRTKQPDGTEEIIKGTDNVRFNTSLGQDDRNPGCTMDTVKAVTGITVDHFMMADFNAVKTLATAVGGVEVCLAKNVDDANSHLKLSAGKHVVEGEQALAFVRTRHSFGNAGDLDRIKVQQQFIGSLVRKMSSSDTLTSPTKLIKLAEAATKALTVDTGIGSVSTLKDMALELKKVPPKNITFTTVPVIDNPAEKVHATVVVNPTTAKPVFDAIKNDVSFTAVKQKAKKEKAAETARLKGSRSAASDIRVDIYNGGAEAGSAQETLNWLQNDEGVLKSSQLGNADAPLSRTTLEYSPDQADQARKLADLMGLSGSALKPGKSEKNSQGLPAIVLTLGKDFKGAGVPLTAPTKAPDVEKSTADKTVCAK